The Stenotrophomonas sp. NA06056 genome segment GCGGCATCCAGACGATCTTCGGTGGCAACATCACCATCTACACCGAGTTGTGTGAGCAGGCGCGCGAGGAAACCTACCGCGACATGGTCAAGCATGCGCGACAGCTGGGTGCCAACGCGGTCATCGGCATGCGCTACGACGCCACCGATGTGATGACCGGCCTGACCGAAGTGCTGTGCTATGGCACGGCGGTGGTGGTCGAGCCGCTGCGATAACCTACGAAAATCCTGCCATGATGGATGTCAGGATCTACCGTCCCTGCGAGGCGAGTGATGTCCAGAGTGCCAGCGATTGTGCTGTTCCTTGGCTTGGCCTGCCCTCCCTCCTCAGGT includes the following:
- a CDS encoding YbjQ family protein; translated protein: MADPYNSGTPTTSAARFDDSMVTTAFELPGYRIARNLGVVRGITVRSRSIVGNFLGGIQTIFGGNITIYTELCEQAREETYRDMVKHARQLGANAVIGMRYDATDVMTGLTEVLCYGTAVVVEPLR